Proteins found in one Planctomycetes bacterium MalM25 genomic segment:
- a CDS encoding translocation protein TolB produces MNASRSLPLLAGAFLLQATSTNAQIGQLIPITPAVTAGDVDEFAISPDGSQIAFVGQLEGDSTDQAYLVPITGGPATLLNPAGVGDVDGGVVFTPDGSGVVVRYGGGDGNIDNQMYLLPTDGSQAAQQLTFNNFNVFDQQVSADGTTLFYADAFNDPDADGDDLLFATSITDAAVIPTPTLITPDPIAEIDTGGYAQVGADIVFAGSLPGEGETRFYRTAADGTGTPAEILIWNVPTEFGFDIDEMAVTPDGQSIVFVADLTTDGVDELYSMPITGGEASRLVPTIPDFADIGPFVISPDGTTLAFQADFQENGVGEAYVLPIAGGIPVQVSRELTDLAYNADVVAGVGRIAFTPDSQSVVYLADGRANGVNELYISEVIPEPTSSLLAGAIALMAAARGRR; encoded by the coding sequence ATGAATGCCAGCCGATCGTTGCCTCTCCTCGCCGGGGCCTTTCTGCTCCAGGCCACTTCTACTAACGCTCAAATCGGACAGCTGATCCCGATCACCCCGGCGGTCACTGCCGGGGATGTCGATGAGTTTGCGATCTCGCCCGATGGCTCCCAGATCGCCTTCGTCGGCCAACTCGAGGGCGACAGCACCGATCAAGCGTACCTCGTACCGATCACCGGCGGCCCCGCCACGCTGCTCAATCCCGCTGGCGTCGGTGATGTCGATGGTGGCGTCGTCTTCACGCCCGACGGGTCGGGGGTTGTCGTCCGCTATGGCGGTGGCGACGGCAACATCGATAACCAGATGTACCTGCTTCCGACCGACGGTTCGCAGGCGGCGCAGCAGCTCACGTTCAACAACTTCAACGTATTTGACCAGCAGGTCAGTGCTGATGGCACAACGCTGTTCTACGCCGACGCCTTCAACGACCCAGACGCCGACGGGGACGATCTGCTGTTCGCTACGTCGATCACGGACGCGGCGGTGATTCCAACGCCAACGCTGATCACCCCCGATCCGATCGCGGAAATCGACACGGGCGGGTACGCCCAGGTTGGCGCGGACATCGTCTTCGCAGGCAGCCTGCCGGGCGAGGGAGAGACGCGTTTCTATCGGACGGCAGCCGACGGCACCGGCACACCGGCTGAGATCCTGATCTGGAATGTCCCCACCGAGTTTGGTTTCGACATCGACGAGATGGCTGTCACTCCCGACGGGCAATCGATCGTCTTTGTCGCCGACCTGACGACCGACGGGGTCGACGAACTCTACAGCATGCCGATCACCGGCGGTGAAGCGAGTCGCCTGGTCCCAACGATCCCAGATTTCGCCGACATCGGCCCGTTTGTGATCAGCCCCGATGGGACGACGCTCGCGTTCCAAGCGGATTTTCAGGAGAACGGCGTCGGCGAGGCCTATGTGCTGCCGATTGCCGGCGGCATTCCCGTGCAGGTTAGCCGGGAGTTGACCGACCTGGCCTACAACGCGGACGTGGTCGCCGGCGTGGGAAGGATCGCCTTCACCCCTGACAGTCAGTCCGTTGTTTACCTCGCCGACGGGCGGGCCAACGGCGTTAACGAGCTCTACATCTCGGAAGTGATCCCCGAGCCAACGAGCTCTTTGCTAGCGGGAGCGATCGCGTTGATGGCCGCTGCAAGAGGACGTCGCTAA
- the ankX gene encoding Phosphocholine transferase AnkX: MSAPIRLATLLAAGLLIGQAHADPELADAAEARDASRFAELLEAKVEIDAKQTDGMTALHWAVYHSDLDAVRALLAAGADPNAETDYRVRPLTLACRAGQGLLTQALLEAGADPNAKLPGGETPLMTAARSGSVEVIEFLLGEGADPNAKQRRGQTALMWAAAAGAGEVIDALLAAGAERDHALKSGFTALHFAARDGQAEAVRRLLAAGADVNLAMHPKNTGGRSPRDGMSALMLAVESGHFELALELVGQGADPNDQRSGYAPLHAISWVRKAGRGDNPEGDPEPRGSGRVPSLEFVRRLVEAGADVNLRLATGEGGRAELDPLGATPFLLAARTADLPLLELLVELGADPLVPNEDGCTPLMAAAGVGVRAVGEEAGTEPEVLEVVAYLFDLGADVNAIDANQETAMHGAAYRNFPRVVAFLSERGADPEKWDHKNQYGWTPMRIAEGYRPGSFKPSPPTQAAIRAARERATPD, encoded by the coding sequence ATGAGCGCCCCGATCCGACTCGCCACGCTGCTGGCTGCCGGCCTGTTGATCGGTCAAGCGCACGCCGATCCGGAACTGGCCGACGCCGCCGAAGCACGCGACGCCTCGCGTTTCGCCGAGTTGCTGGAGGCCAAGGTCGAGATCGACGCCAAACAGACCGACGGCATGACGGCTCTGCACTGGGCGGTTTATCACAGCGACTTGGACGCCGTGCGAGCGTTGCTCGCTGCGGGCGCCGATCCCAACGCCGAGACGGACTACCGCGTCCGCCCGCTCACGCTCGCCTGCCGCGCCGGCCAGGGCTTGCTCACTCAAGCTTTGCTCGAAGCGGGCGCCGACCCGAACGCCAAGCTCCCGGGCGGCGAGACGCCACTGATGACCGCCGCACGCAGCGGCTCGGTCGAGGTGATTGAGTTTCTGCTAGGGGAGGGCGCCGATCCGAACGCCAAGCAACGACGCGGGCAGACGGCGCTCATGTGGGCCGCCGCCGCTGGAGCTGGCGAGGTGATCGACGCACTGCTCGCGGCCGGCGCCGAGCGGGACCACGCCCTCAAGTCGGGTTTCACCGCGCTGCACTTCGCCGCCCGCGACGGGCAAGCCGAGGCGGTCCGCCGGCTGCTCGCCGCCGGCGCCGACGTGAACCTTGCGATGCACCCCAAGAACACAGGCGGCCGCTCGCCACGCGACGGCATGTCGGCCCTGATGCTGGCGGTCGAGAGCGGCCACTTCGAGCTGGCCCTCGAACTGGTGGGGCAGGGCGCCGACCCAAACGATCAGCGGAGCGGCTACGCCCCGCTGCACGCGATCAGCTGGGTCCGCAAGGCGGGGCGGGGCGACAACCCGGAAGGCGACCCCGAGCCACGCGGATCGGGTCGTGTCCCCAGCCTCGAGTTCGTCCGCCGCCTCGTCGAAGCGGGGGCCGACGTGAACCTCCGGCTGGCGACGGGGGAGGGGGGACGGGCGGAGCTCGACCCGCTCGGCGCGACGCCCTTCTTGCTCGCGGCGAGGACGGCCGACTTGCCGCTGCTCGAACTGCTCGTCGAACTTGGCGCCGATCCGCTGGTCCCCAACGAGGACGGCTGCACGCCCCTGATGGCCGCTGCGGGAGTCGGCGTCCGCGCCGTGGGCGAGGAGGCGGGGACCGAGCCGGAGGTGCTGGAGGTCGTCGCGTACTTGTTCGACCTCGGCGCCGACGTGAACGCGATCGACGCCAACCAAGAGACCGCCATGCACGGCGCTGCCTACCGCAACTTCCCACGAGTCGTCGCGTTCTTATCGGAGCGCGGGGCCGACCCTGAGAAATGGGACCACAAGAACCAATACGGCTGGACCCCAATGCGGATCGCCGAGGGCTACCGTCCCGGCTCCTTCAAACCCTCTCCCCCCACCCAGGCGGCGATCAGGGCGGCCCGAGAACGCGCAACCCCTGACTAG
- the atsA_26 gene encoding Arylsulfatase, producing the protein MNSMNRYALPFVLFASFASTPVGLAAEPTRPNVVVIMADDLGYGDVGCYGGRAIPTPRLDRMAAEGLRMTRSYAPASTCTPTRYAVMTGEYPWRPRDRETSILDGDAPLAIEPGRPTLPQVLSDNGYRTELVGKWHLGIGDGQNAVDFNQHVGPGPLEVGFRSAFYIPATVDRVPCVFIDGHAVAGLDPSDPLRISYLRRVGGVAVGDTNTPPLKYPGDKQHSNAIVNGISRIGYMAGGEAAWWVDEDITDTLLAKSRKVIETDSDEPYFLMLGLHDPHVPHAPHPRFVGKSNAGIRGDSIVQLDWLVGAVLDAIDKSPGAENTLVLFTSDNGPTVFDGYDDGSVQANGDHTPAGPLRGSKYLVYEGGCRVPTLVRWRGRVTPGVSDAFFTLTDLLPSLATLAGVEALPEGVGQDAIDLADCLVDADAESTRESAILQGIGNRLAVVTRDWKYVPKNADGAPPTDIGRGADPLDKRFVDRKSYEDALFDLPSDESESSNAIESHPEVARRLRKLYEEARRASKP; encoded by the coding sequence ATGAACTCGATGAATCGATACGCTCTGCCGTTTGTCCTGTTCGCTAGCTTCGCTTCAACGCCCGTCGGCCTGGCAGCGGAGCCGACGCGGCCGAACGTCGTGGTCATCATGGCGGACGACCTCGGCTACGGCGATGTCGGCTGCTACGGCGGCCGGGCGATCCCGACGCCGCGGCTCGATCGGATGGCGGCGGAGGGGCTCCGCATGACCCGCTCGTACGCGCCGGCCTCCACCTGCACGCCGACTCGCTACGCCGTGATGACGGGCGAGTACCCGTGGCGTCCACGCGATCGCGAGACGAGCATCCTCGACGGCGACGCGCCGCTCGCCATCGAGCCGGGCCGCCCCACGCTGCCGCAGGTGCTGAGCGATAACGGCTACCGGACCGAACTCGTGGGCAAGTGGCACCTCGGCATCGGCGACGGGCAGAACGCGGTCGACTTCAACCAGCACGTCGGCCCCGGCCCGCTCGAGGTCGGCTTCCGCTCGGCGTTCTACATCCCGGCGACGGTCGATCGTGTGCCGTGCGTCTTCATCGACGGGCACGCGGTCGCGGGGCTCGACCCAAGCGACCCGCTGCGGATCAGCTACCTGCGCCGCGTCGGAGGCGTCGCCGTCGGCGACACGAACACGCCGCCGCTCAAGTACCCGGGCGATAAGCAGCACTCCAACGCGATCGTCAACGGCATCAGCCGCATCGGCTACATGGCCGGCGGCGAGGCGGCCTGGTGGGTCGATGAGGACATCACCGACACGCTGCTGGCCAAATCGCGCAAGGTGATCGAGACCGATTCGGACGAGCCCTACTTCCTGATGCTCGGCCTCCACGACCCGCACGTCCCCCACGCCCCGCACCCGAGGTTCGTCGGCAAGTCGAACGCCGGCATCCGTGGCGACTCGATCGTGCAACTCGACTGGCTGGTCGGCGCGGTGCTCGACGCGATCGACAAGTCGCCCGGCGCAGAGAACACCCTCGTGCTCTTCACCAGCGACAACGGGCCGACGGTCTTCGACGGCTACGACGACGGCTCGGTCCAAGCCAACGGCGACCACACGCCCGCCGGCCCGCTGCGTGGGTCGAAGTACCTCGTGTACGAGGGGGGCTGCCGCGTCCCGACGCTCGTCCGCTGGCGTGGCCGCGTGACGCCCGGCGTGAGCGACGCCTTCTTCACGCTCACCGACCTGCTCCCCAGCCTCGCCACGCTCGCGGGCGTCGAGGCGTTGCCCGAAGGGGTCGGCCAGGACGCCATCGACTTGGCGGACTGCCTTGTCGATGCGGACGCGGAATCGACACGCGAGTCGGCCATCCTGCAAGGCATCGGCAACCGGCTCGCGGTGGTCACCCGCGATTGGAAGTACGTCCCGAAGAACGCCGACGGCGCACCGCCCACCGACATCGGGCGCGGCGCCGACCCGCTAGACAAACGCTTCGTCGATCGCAAGTCGTACGAAGACGCCTTGTTCGATTTACCGTCAGATGAGTCGGAAAGCTCCAACGCCATTGAGTCCCATCCCGAGGTGGCCCGGCGACTGCGAAAGCTCTACGAAGAAGCTCGCAGAGCTTCCAAGCCGTGA
- the mro gene encoding Aldose 1-epimerase precursor, which yields MRLLSIVMAAACVLCGFVLSQTAFAEELGRTSDGTMTHLYTLKNNAGMSITLLDYGATLVSAEVPDRDGRFADVMLGFDNIEQYQSDDNQYFGCTTGRFASRLAKGKFTLDGKEYILECNDGPNHLHGGGERALSKVVWSTEGVEGDSITFRYVSPDGEEGYPGEVEVRITYTLTNDNTIRMLHTATTDKPTVINLMNHAYFNLAGAGAPTIKDHLVTIYADKYTPADETLIPTGDIASVEGTPLDFRTPTTIGARVDELNDLPGSGYDNNYLLREGPLVDGLRKAAKLHDPASGRTLNVLSDHPGMQFYSGNFLFGQKGKGGKTYAHRSACCFEPQLFPDAPNKPQFPSAVLRPGETYKHLEVYAFTVE from the coding sequence ATGCGTCTCCTATCGATCGTGATGGCTGCTGCGTGCGTTCTCTGTGGCTTCGTGCTGAGCCAGACGGCTTTCGCCGAGGAGTTGGGGCGCACCTCCGACGGCACGATGACGCATCTCTACACGCTGAAGAACAACGCGGGCATGTCGATCACACTGCTCGACTACGGCGCTACTCTTGTAAGCGCTGAGGTTCCCGATCGCGACGGGCGTTTCGCCGACGTGATGCTCGGCTTCGACAACATCGAGCAGTACCAGAGCGACGACAACCAGTACTTCGGCTGCACGACGGGGCGTTTCGCCAGCCGCCTCGCCAAGGGGAAGTTCACCCTCGACGGCAAGGAGTACATCCTCGAATGCAACGATGGCCCCAACCACCTGCACGGTGGAGGAGAGCGGGCGCTGTCGAAGGTTGTCTGGAGCACCGAGGGGGTCGAGGGCGACTCGATCACGTTCCGCTATGTCAGCCCCGATGGCGAGGAGGGCTACCCCGGCGAGGTGGAGGTCCGCATCACCTATACGCTGACGAACGACAACACGATCCGCATGCTCCACACGGCGACAACCGATAAGCCGACCGTCATCAACCTGATGAACCACGCCTACTTCAACTTGGCGGGGGCGGGTGCTCCCACCATCAAGGACCACTTGGTCACCATCTACGCGGACAAGTACACGCCGGCCGATGAAACGCTGATCCCGACGGGCGATATCGCTTCGGTCGAAGGGACGCCGCTCGATTTCCGCACCCCGACCACGATCGGCGCCCGGGTCGATGAGCTGAACGATTTGCCCGGATCGGGGTACGACAACAACTACCTGTTGCGCGAGGGGCCGCTGGTGGACGGCCTGCGGAAGGCGGCCAAGCTGCACGACCCGGCGAGCGGTCGGACGCTCAACGTGCTCAGCGACCACCCCGGGATGCAGTTCTATAGCGGCAACTTCCTCTTCGGCCAAAAAGGGAAGGGTGGCAAGACTTACGCCCACCGCAGCGCTTGCTGCTTCGAGCCCCAGCTCTTCCCCGATGCGCCGAACAAGCCCCAGTTCCCGAGCGCCGTGCTCCGGCCGGGTGAGACCTACAAGCACCTGGAAGTCTACGCTTTCACGGTGGAATGA
- the glpQ1_1 gene encoding putative glycerophosphoryl diester phosphodiesterase 1, which translates to MYFQIAGWVVLALSIGIRARSESPRPTVVAHRGASAYAPENTLAAFNLAWSLGADAAEGDFHLTADGEIVCCHDKTTERTAGRRLVIAESTLTSLRSLDVGSWKHERFRCERIVTLGDVLATVPADKGFFIELKCGTEIVLPLVDALTTSQLPSDRVRVIAFDKEVIRAVKRALPRHEAYWLSSLRREENGAWEPSPDELIATALEVGADGLDLKGVPEVIDAAFVRRCHVAGLSVHAWTIDDDEVADSLATAGVSSITTNRPDTIRAAITTAIRFRASDAAEVTP; encoded by the coding sequence ATGTACTTCCAAATTGCCGGCTGGGTTGTGCTGGCACTCTCGATCGGCATCCGGGCTCGGAGCGAGAGCCCGAGACCGACGGTCGTCGCTCATCGCGGCGCGTCGGCGTACGCGCCGGAGAACACACTGGCAGCGTTCAATCTCGCCTGGAGCCTCGGGGCCGATGCCGCCGAAGGTGACTTCCATCTAACCGCGGACGGCGAGATCGTCTGCTGTCACGATAAGACCACCGAACGAACCGCTGGTCGTCGGCTTGTCATCGCCGAATCGACGCTGACGTCGCTACGCTCGCTCGACGTTGGGTCGTGGAAGCATGAGCGATTCCGTTGCGAACGGATCGTGACACTCGGCGATGTGCTCGCAACCGTTCCTGCCGACAAGGGCTTCTTTATCGAGTTGAAATGTGGGACAGAGATCGTATTGCCCCTCGTTGATGCTCTGACGACATCCCAGCTGCCGTCGGATCGGGTCCGCGTGATCGCGTTCGACAAGGAAGTCATTCGGGCGGTGAAGCGAGCGCTGCCCAGACACGAGGCATACTGGCTCTCTTCGCTCCGGCGTGAAGAGAACGGGGCATGGGAACCTTCACCTGACGAGCTGATCGCAACCGCCCTCGAGGTGGGAGCCGACGGTCTCGACTTGAAGGGAGTCCCGGAAGTGATCGACGCCGCCTTCGTTCGCCGTTGCCACGTCGCCGGGCTCAGCGTCCATGCCTGGACCATCGACGATGACGAAGTCGCTGATTCGCTCGCCACCGCCGGGGTTTCCTCGATAACAACCAACCGCCCCGACACGATCCGTGCCGCGATCACAACGGCAATCAGATTCCGTGCGTCGGACGCTGCAGAAGTGACCCCTTGA